A single region of the Grus americana isolate bGruAme1 chromosome 3, bGruAme1.mat, whole genome shotgun sequence genome encodes:
- the MRAP2 gene encoding melanocortin-2 receptor accessory protein 2: protein MSALRLISNRTSQQALSNSDYTWEYEYYEYGPVSFEGLKAHKYSIVIGFWVGLAVFVIFMFFVLTLLTKTGAPHQDNAEPSEKRFRMNSFVADFGRPLESERVFSRQMAEESRSLFHFCINEVEHLDKAKQSQKGPGLESNIHFQEVPGSGGMFEEDLNCLTKFNIPNFVNTEQNSSLGEDDLLISEPPIILESKLVMQSSHRILD, encoded by the exons ATGTCTGCCCTGAGGCTGATTTCTAACAGAACCTCCCAGCAGGCCTTGTCTAACTCTGATTACACCTGGGAGTACGAGTACTATGAGTATGGACCAGTGTCGTTTGAAGGCCTGAAGGCTCATAAGT attCCATTGTGATTGGATTTTGGGTTGGTCTTGCAGTTTTTGTCATCTTCATGTTTTTTGTCCTGACCCTGCTGACGAAGACAGGAGCACCACATCAAGA caATGCAGAACCCTCTGAAAAAAGATTTCGCATGAATAGCTTTGTGGCAGATTTTGGAAGACCTCTAGAGTCGGAGAGGGTCTTTTCTCGTCAAATGGCTGAAGAATCCCGgtcactttttcatttctgtattaatGAAGTGGAACATTtggacaaagcaaaacaaagtcaGAAGGGTCCAGGTCTGGAGAGTAATATCCACTTCCAGGAAGTTCCTGGGAGTGGTGGAATGTTTGAGGAGGACCTGAATTGTCTTACAAAATTTAACATTCCGAACTTTGTGAACACTGAGCAGAACTCTTCACTAGGTGAGGATGATCTCCTCATCTCAGAGCCACCAATcattttagaaagcaaattGGTCATGCAATCTTCCCATCGGATCCTTGACTGA